The proteins below are encoded in one region of Levilactobacillus namurensis:
- the priA gene encoding primosomal protein N' has product MAQIAQVLVDVPTMQTNEPYSYAIPEQFQDQVEPGMRVTVPFGHRVVSGFVVGISDQSQYDGQLKPIAAVLDLAPVLNAELWQLADWLATTTYAFRITCIQTMLPNLLKASVERFVQPTDKISAAERAQYFPDGSARAFDVSKLPDETLAGLLKLRRAGKVTVTYDVQDKATVKTTPAILPALPAAKLQEIQAAVAKRAPKQAQLLAYLQTMGTTPVAQAKVGHDAGVSAEVVRTAVNKGWATKQALEVYRDPFQQPVPPTRPLTLNAEQQTAVDAIDAAMVEHRQQTFLVEGVTGSGKTEVYLQSIAKALALGRTALMLVPEIALTPQMTNRVKSRFGHQVAVLHSGLSKGEQYDEWRRIDRGEATVVVGARSAVFAPLHDIGIIIMDEEHETSYKQDENPRYHARDVAIWRGKFHQAPVVLGSATPSLETRARAAKGLYTRLVLAHRVNDHPLPTVHIVDMREALKENGDGDFSPELLEAIQTRLDCQEQVVLMLNRRGYSSFMMCRDCGFVLKCPNCDISLTLHMDTHSMKCHYCGHEEPIPRICPNCQSRKIRYYGTGTQKVEKALQAKLPTARILRMDVDSTRRKGAHERLLKQFGQHQADILLGTQMIAKGLDFPNVTLVGVLNADTALGLPDFRASERTFQLLTQVSGRAGRAEKPGEVFIQTFNPEHYAIQLAQSQDYERFFVTEMHMRHQGNYPPYYYAVQVTASHEEEPVAAKAMYQIVDVLRQGLSDQAIILGPTPKAIARVKRKYYYQVVIKYKHEPRLKAVLEQIRQGAQKAQRGLTITIDPEPMNFM; this is encoded by the coding sequence ATGGCCCAAATCGCGCAGGTCTTAGTTGATGTACCAACCATGCAAACAAATGAACCGTACTCTTACGCGATTCCGGAACAGTTTCAGGATCAAGTAGAACCGGGGATGCGGGTCACGGTCCCGTTCGGCCACCGGGTCGTTTCCGGATTCGTCGTGGGGATCAGTGATCAGAGCCAGTACGACGGGCAATTGAAACCCATTGCGGCCGTTTTGGATTTGGCCCCCGTTTTGAACGCCGAACTTTGGCAGCTCGCAGATTGGCTGGCGACCACGACCTATGCGTTTCGGATCACGTGCATCCAAACCATGCTGCCTAATCTGTTGAAGGCGTCCGTGGAACGGTTCGTTCAGCCGACCGATAAGATCTCAGCGGCTGAACGCGCACAATACTTTCCAGATGGCTCAGCGCGGGCTTTCGATGTCAGCAAGTTGCCCGACGAGACGCTAGCTGGGCTGTTGAAACTACGGCGGGCGGGTAAGGTGACGGTGACTTACGATGTCCAGGATAAGGCCACCGTTAAGACCACCCCAGCCATTCTACCGGCGTTGCCAGCGGCGAAGTTGCAAGAGATTCAAGCGGCAGTAGCCAAGCGCGCTCCCAAGCAGGCCCAGTTACTGGCGTATCTGCAGACGATGGGGACCACGCCCGTTGCTCAGGCAAAAGTGGGTCATGATGCCGGCGTTAGCGCGGAAGTTGTCCGGACGGCGGTGAACAAGGGGTGGGCAACCAAGCAGGCCCTTGAAGTTTACCGAGATCCGTTTCAACAGCCCGTTCCCCCGACCCGTCCCTTGACGCTGAATGCCGAACAGCAGACCGCAGTCGATGCGATCGACGCGGCCATGGTCGAACATCGGCAGCAGACCTTCTTGGTTGAAGGGGTCACGGGAAGTGGGAAGACGGAGGTCTACCTGCAAAGTATCGCCAAGGCCTTAGCCTTGGGTCGCACCGCGTTAATGCTGGTCCCCGAGATTGCCCTGACGCCGCAGATGACCAACCGGGTCAAGTCCCGGTTCGGTCATCAAGTTGCGGTGCTGCACAGTGGCCTGTCGAAGGGCGAACAGTACGATGAGTGGCGTCGTATCGACCGGGGAGAGGCAACGGTCGTTGTAGGGGCGCGTTCAGCCGTATTTGCCCCCCTGCACGATATCGGCATCATTATCATGGATGAGGAACACGAAACCAGTTATAAACAAGATGAAAATCCCCGGTACCACGCCCGTGACGTGGCCATCTGGCGCGGAAAGTTCCACCAAGCGCCGGTGGTGCTGGGGAGCGCCACACCGTCCTTGGAGACCCGGGCGCGCGCGGCGAAGGGGTTGTATACCCGCTTGGTCCTTGCACACCGAGTCAACGACCACCCGCTCCCCACGGTCCATATCGTGGATATGCGGGAGGCTTTAAAGGAAAATGGGGACGGTGACTTCTCACCGGAACTCTTAGAAGCCATCCAGACCCGTCTTGATTGCCAAGAACAAGTTGTGTTGATGCTGAACCGGCGGGGATATTCGTCGTTTATGATGTGTCGGGACTGCGGGTTCGTGTTGAAGTGTCCCAACTGTGATATTTCACTCACGCTCCACATGGACACCCACAGCATGAAGTGCCATTATTGTGGTCACGAAGAACCCATCCCCCGAATCTGTCCCAACTGCCAGAGTCGCAAGATTCGGTATTATGGAACCGGGACGCAGAAGGTTGAAAAGGCCCTGCAGGCCAAGTTACCGACTGCTCGAATCTTACGGATGGACGTCGATTCGACTCGGCGAAAGGGCGCCCACGAACGCCTCTTGAAGCAGTTCGGACAGCATCAGGCGGACATTCTGTTGGGGACCCAGATGATTGCGAAGGGCTTGGACTTCCCGAACGTGACCTTAGTGGGCGTTTTGAATGCTGATACGGCACTGGGGTTACCGGATTTTCGAGCTAGTGAGCGGACTTTTCAGCTCCTGACGCAGGTCAGCGGTCGGGCCGGCCGTGCGGAAAAGCCGGGCGAGGTGTTTATTCAGACCTTCAATCCAGAGCATTACGCGATTCAGTTGGCCCAAAGCCAAGACTACGAGCGCTTTTTCGTCACGGAGATGCATATGCGCCATCAGGGGAATTACCCACCGTACTATTATGCGGTGCAAGTGACGGCTAGTCATGAAGAGGAACCCGTCGCGGCGAAAGCCATGTATCAGATCGTGGATGTGTTGCGACAAGGCCTCAGTGACCAGGCGATTATTTTAGGACCGACGCCCAAGGCGATTGCGCGGGTCAAACGGAAGTATTATTATCAAGTTGTGATTAAGTATAAGCACGAGCCGCGGTTAAAAGCGGTCTTGGAACAGATTCGGCAGGGGGCGCAAAAAGCCCAACGGGGATTGACGATTACCATTGATCCCGAACCGATGAATTTTATGTAG
- the fmt gene encoding methionyl-tRNA formyltransferase gives MTSVIFMGTPEFSAPILQSLIDHDYQVLAVVTQPDRRVGRKHVLTASPVKQVAVANNIEVLQPEKIGGSPEMARAIALAPDLIVTAAFGQFLPTKLLKAAKVAAVNVHASLLPKYRGGAPVHYAIMNGDRETGVSIMFMEKKMDAGDVLAQRAIPITDQDDVGSMFDKLSLLGRDLLLDTLPKLLAGEITPVKQDEQRVTFAPTIKSDEERIDLTMSAHMIDCKVRALRPFPTAHIYLNGVRTKLWQVTVLDQTTDLQPGELVSRDKHHLAIATGEHGVLRIDELQPAGKPKLSITDFLNGSTDALQVGEQVAE, from the coding sequence ATGACCTCAGTGATTTTTATGGGTACGCCGGAATTTTCCGCGCCTATCTTACAAAGTTTGATCGACCACGACTACCAGGTTCTGGCAGTTGTTACGCAACCCGATCGGCGGGTCGGTCGTAAGCACGTTTTAACGGCATCACCGGTTAAGCAAGTGGCGGTCGCCAACAATATCGAAGTCCTCCAACCGGAGAAAATCGGGGGGAGCCCTGAGATGGCCCGGGCTATCGCGTTAGCACCGGACTTGATCGTCACGGCGGCGTTTGGCCAATTCCTACCGACTAAGCTCTTGAAGGCGGCCAAGGTCGCGGCGGTAAACGTGCACGCGTCTCTGTTACCGAAGTACCGGGGTGGCGCCCCCGTCCACTACGCCATTATGAATGGTGATCGAGAGACCGGGGTGTCCATCATGTTCATGGAGAAAAAGATGGATGCGGGGGATGTTCTAGCCCAACGCGCCATTCCAATCACCGACCAAGACGATGTCGGCAGTATGTTCGATAAGCTCAGTCTGTTGGGACGGGACCTTTTACTGGACACCTTACCCAAGTTACTGGCGGGTGAGATTACCCCCGTTAAGCAAGATGAGCAGCGGGTCACGTTCGCACCGACCATCAAGTCCGATGAAGAACGGATTGATCTGACCATGAGTGCTCACATGATTGACTGCAAGGTTCGGGCGTTACGGCCGTTCCCAACAGCGCATATCTATCTGAACGGGGTACGGACCAAGTTATGGCAGGTCACGGTACTGGACCAGACCACGGACTTACAGCCCGGAGAACTGGTCAGCCGCGACAAGCATCACTTGGCAATTGCGACCGGAGAACATGGTGTTCTGCGGATTGATGAGTTACAACCGGCCGGTAAGCCTAAGCTAAGTATCACGGACTTTCTGAACGGATCAACGGATGCCCTACAAGTGGGTGAACAGGTGGCTGAATAA
- the rsmB gene encoding 16S rRNA (cytosine(967)-C(5))-methyltransferase RsmB produces the protein MSENQTARSMAVDALTRVAGGAYSNLQLDKMIDRSTLNDADRRLLTNLVYGTIQHQLTLEYYLDSFVKPNQKLQPWVKMTLLVALYQMLYLDRIPNWAIFDEAIQLAKERGHEGIRRFVTGVLHAVDRQGVPDVAQISDPTQRLSVTYSMPVWLVKALQAQLGEAKTESILQTINQPATQSVRVNTAVTTADQAIQALEAVGYQVDVSTVSGDGLRVDGQPANHSELFENGQLTIQDESAMLPVEALRVQPGDQVLDACAAPGGKTTQIAAALDPAAGGQVTALDLHAKKVKLIAQNAARLQVADRVNAMALDARKVDDEFADQTFDKILVDAPCSGIGLVRRKPEIRYDKTPEDSQHLQKIQLAILDAVSRKLKPQGLMVYSTCTILETENDAVVRQFLADHPDFEAVRVTTTRNVKGDRETATLSIYPDDFDTDGFFVSALRRKA, from the coding sequence ATGAGCGAAAATCAAACAGCACGGTCGATGGCCGTGGATGCACTGACCCGGGTTGCGGGCGGTGCCTACTCGAACTTGCAATTGGATAAGATGATTGACCGCAGTACGTTAAACGACGCGGACCGGCGGTTGTTGACCAACTTGGTCTACGGGACCATTCAACACCAGCTGACGTTAGAGTACTATCTCGATAGTTTTGTGAAACCCAACCAAAAGTTGCAACCATGGGTCAAGATGACATTGTTAGTGGCCTTATATCAGATGCTGTACTTAGACCGGATCCCGAATTGGGCCATCTTCGATGAGGCCATTCAACTGGCCAAGGAACGGGGCCACGAGGGGATTCGCCGGTTCGTAACCGGGGTCTTACACGCCGTCGACCGACAAGGCGTTCCGGATGTTGCCCAGATTAGTGATCCAACGCAGCGCCTCAGTGTGACCTATTCGATGCCTGTCTGGCTAGTTAAAGCCTTACAAGCCCAGTTAGGGGAAGCTAAGACCGAAAGCATCTTGCAGACCATCAACCAACCGGCTACCCAGTCGGTCCGGGTCAACACGGCCGTCACGACTGCGGATCAAGCTATCCAGGCTTTAGAGGCAGTGGGATACCAGGTGGACGTCAGTACCGTTTCGGGTGATGGGCTACGAGTTGACGGCCAACCCGCTAACCATAGCGAATTATTCGAGAACGGGCAACTGACGATTCAAGACGAAAGTGCCATGTTACCCGTAGAAGCCTTACGGGTTCAACCTGGAGATCAGGTCTTAGATGCCTGTGCTGCTCCTGGGGGGAAGACCACGCAGATTGCAGCCGCACTAGACCCGGCTGCGGGTGGTCAGGTCACGGCCTTGGATTTGCATGCCAAGAAAGTCAAGCTGATTGCCCAGAACGCCGCACGGTTGCAGGTCGCTGACCGGGTCAACGCCATGGCTTTGGATGCTCGGAAGGTCGATGATGAGTTTGCTGACCAGACGTTTGATAAAATTCTGGTGGACGCACCTTGTTCCGGGATTGGTTTAGTTCGGCGGAAACCCGAGATTCGGTACGATAAGACCCCCGAAGATAGCCAACATCTCCAGAAGATTCAGCTGGCCATCTTAGATGCCGTGAGTCGTAAGCTGAAGCCACAGGGATTGATGGTCTACAGTACTTGTACGATTCTGGAAACGGAAAATGACGCGGTGGTTCGTCAATTCTTAGCGGATCATCCCGACTTTGAAGCCGTTCGGGTGACCACGACGCGCAACGTCAAGGGCGACCGGGAAACGGCAACGTTGTCCATCTATCCCGATGATTTCGACACTGACGGTTTCTTCGTGAGTGCCTTACGGCGGAAAGCGTAG
- a CDS encoding Stp1/IreP family PP2C-type Ser/Thr phosphatase has product MEVAFRTAIGKQRADNQDYVDVFTNQAGQHLALVADGIGGHQGGDVASAMAVSHLGHDFELTAWTTTAAASQWLSQQITMENHSIIEKSNQFADLNGMGTTLVAAVYFTDEVVIASIGDSRAYLLRDGQLRQLTEDHSLVNELVKRGEISRQAARHHPQKNVIIRSLGISNDANFDLNTYPLVLNDQLLLCTDGLTNMVDDQQIATVLESTQPLEAKCDQLIELANAAGGLDNISVLIIANGGRKVAS; this is encoded by the coding sequence ATGGAAGTTGCCTTTCGAACGGCAATTGGCAAGCAGCGGGCTGACAATCAAGACTACGTCGATGTCTTCACGAATCAGGCCGGGCAACACCTGGCGTTGGTCGCTGACGGCATTGGGGGTCATCAGGGCGGCGACGTGGCGAGTGCCATGGCGGTCTCCCATCTGGGACACGACTTCGAATTGACGGCGTGGACCACGACCGCTGCAGCGAGCCAATGGTTGAGCCAACAGATTACCATGGAGAACCATTCGATTATCGAGAAGTCTAACCAATTTGCGGACCTGAATGGCATGGGAACGACCCTGGTGGCGGCTGTCTACTTTACAGACGAGGTCGTCATTGCCAGTATCGGGGATTCCCGGGCTTACCTCTTACGCGATGGTCAACTCCGGCAACTGACGGAGGACCATTCACTGGTCAACGAACTGGTGAAGCGTGGCGAGATCAGCCGACAGGCGGCGCGACACCATCCCCAAAAGAACGTGATCATTCGGTCGCTAGGGATTTCTAACGATGCCAACTTTGATTTGAACACCTACCCGTTGGTCCTAAATGATCAGCTGTTATTGTGCACGGATGGCCTGACCAACATGGTCGATGACCAGCAGATTGCCACGGTCTTAGAGAGCACCCAGCCGCTAGAAGCCAAGTGTGACCAGTTGATTGAACTGGCGAACGCGGCGGGGGGTCTCGACAACATTAGTGTGTTGATCATCGCCAATGGCGGGCGGAAGGTGGCGAGCTGA
- the pknB gene encoding Stk1 family PASTA domain-containing Ser/Thr kinase: MRAGYTLSGRYRIIRALGEGGMANVYLAHDLILDRDVSVKLLRLDLRDDPNTMRRFQREALAATELVHDNIVQVYDVGEENGMQYLVMEYVKGTDLKAYIKAHFPIPYREVIQIMEQILSAVRLAHEHNIIHRDLKPQNILIDQNRVAKITDFGIAVTLSEHSLTQTNTVLGSVHYLSPEQARGGMATKQSDIYSLGIILYEMLTGTVPFEGETAVSIALKHFQSDVPAVRDTDPRIPQALENVVFKATAKRPQNRYASVADMAADLRTSLSPKRAGEERFTPEADDDGETKVLPLSSLGQLSALADTTAHAQATSKPATTTKASEQSPEEAAPKARLSYKQRHPRRRKFMLMGLIILMLLIGAGLGVALFQPRMTNVPNVVGQRQAKAQSTLVATHLKVGEIHKTASSKVKRHRVVRTEPRSGTELQRNSVIDLWISTGPKRYRLGDYQGDSYSSVAAKLEALGFTVHRESVHSTSVPAGRIIQQSVSAGHKVIPKDTTITLTVSTGTQTVTLSDLTDKTKSQAQDYAASHNLNLAFTYAYSSDVAKGKVMRQSPGEGAVVQEGDEITLTMSRGPESDSSETDQFSVKVKIPFDSSATSESDTEDDDSSSSAASENLVQIYLRDQDHQLSSVYKQMTITNDTTVSLPFTVAHGKSGAYKIVRNGEVIGEDSHVTKN; the protein is encoded by the coding sequence ATGCGAGCGGGATACACGTTAAGCGGACGTTACCGCATCATTCGCGCGTTAGGTGAAGGGGGCATGGCCAACGTTTATTTGGCCCACGACCTGATCTTAGACCGGGACGTTTCCGTCAAGTTGTTGCGGTTAGACTTGCGGGATGACCCGAACACCATGCGGCGGTTTCAACGCGAGGCTCTAGCCGCAACCGAGCTAGTACACGATAATATTGTTCAGGTCTACGACGTTGGCGAAGAAAATGGGATGCAGTACCTGGTGATGGAGTACGTGAAGGGAACCGACCTAAAGGCCTACATCAAAGCACATTTTCCGATACCTTACCGGGAAGTCATTCAGATCATGGAACAGATTCTCAGTGCGGTCCGCCTAGCCCACGAGCACAATATTATTCACCGGGATCTGAAACCCCAGAATATCTTGATCGATCAGAACCGGGTGGCGAAGATCACGGACTTCGGGATTGCCGTGACCCTGTCCGAACACAGTCTGACGCAGACCAATACGGTCCTAGGGTCGGTCCACTACCTGTCCCCAGAACAGGCCCGTGGTGGCATGGCAACCAAGCAGTCCGATATCTATTCACTGGGGATTATCCTGTACGAGATGTTGACGGGGACCGTTCCCTTTGAAGGGGAAACGGCGGTCTCCATTGCGTTGAAGCATTTTCAATCGGACGTTCCTGCGGTGCGGGACACGGATCCGCGGATTCCTCAAGCCCTAGAGAACGTGGTCTTCAAGGCCACGGCGAAGCGGCCGCAGAACCGGTATGCGAGTGTGGCCGATATGGCCGCGGATCTGCGGACGTCATTGTCTCCTAAGCGGGCCGGTGAGGAGCGGTTCACACCGGAAGCGGACGATGACGGTGAGACCAAGGTCTTGCCTCTGAGTTCGCTGGGCCAATTATCGGCGTTAGCGGACACGACCGCGCACGCCCAGGCAACGTCGAAGCCGGCTACAACGACTAAGGCGAGTGAGCAGTCGCCTGAAGAAGCGGCGCCCAAGGCCCGACTGTCTTACAAGCAACGGCACCCCCGTCGGCGCAAGTTTATGCTGATGGGATTGATCATTCTGATGTTACTGATTGGGGCCGGCTTAGGGGTCGCGCTCTTTCAACCCCGAATGACCAACGTTCCCAATGTGGTAGGTCAGCGACAAGCCAAGGCCCAGTCAACGCTGGTGGCTACCCACCTGAAGGTCGGTGAGATCCATAAGACGGCCAGTTCCAAGGTCAAACGGCACCGGGTCGTGCGGACGGAACCTAGGTCGGGGACGGAGTTGCAACGCAATTCCGTCATCGACCTGTGGATTAGTACGGGGCCTAAGCGCTACCGGTTAGGTGACTACCAGGGGGATTCGTATAGCAGCGTTGCGGCGAAGCTTGAGGCGCTGGGCTTTACGGTTCACCGGGAGTCGGTCCATTCGACCAGTGTGCCGGCGGGCCGGATTATCCAGCAAAGTGTTTCGGCGGGCCACAAGGTGATTCCCAAGGACACGACGATCACGTTGACGGTCTCGACCGGAACCCAGACGGTGACGCTGAGTGATCTCACGGATAAGACCAAGAGCCAGGCGCAGGACTATGCGGCGAGCCATAACTTAAATCTTGCGTTTACGTATGCCTATTCTAGCGACGTGGCGAAGGGAAAAGTCATGCGCCAGTCGCCAGGTGAAGGTGCCGTGGTCCAAGAAGGCGACGAGATCACGCTGACCATGTCGCGGGGGCCGGAAAGTGATAGTTCGGAGACGGACCAGTTCAGCGTCAAGGTCAAGATTCCGTTTGACAGCAGTGCCACCAGCGAAAGCGACACGGAAGACGACGACAGCAGCAGTTCGGCAGCAAGTGAGAACCTGGTTCAAATCTACCTGCGGGATCAAGATCATCAGTTGAGTTCGGTTTACAAACAGATGACCATTACCAATGACACGACGGTTTCGTTGCCGTTCACGGTCGCTCACGGGAAGTCCGGGGCTTACAAGATCGTGCGCAACGGTGAAGTCATCGGCGAAGATAGTCACGTGACGAAAAATTAA
- the rsgA gene encoding ribosome small subunit-dependent GTPase A: protein MAEGQIRQSLSGFYDVFSDGEMYRTRARGNFRKKRVTPLVGDRVRFESSSPKEGYILEILPRDNSLTRPPVANIDQGVVVTAVKAPDFSTNLLDRQLIALEVSRIQPVIYFTKTDLIDDQRYQEFEDLAAAYRRLGYAVCLTREPFASTGLDQLRELLADQETVIMGQTGAGKSTLLNHIAPELTLATGEISTALNRGRHTTRKVSLMPVAGGLVADTPGFSSYDTLTIDYRELGQYFPEFRRLAPDCRFRGCVHVNEPGCAVKAALAAGDLLQSRYDNYLQLLTLLQNQKPVYHKKK, encoded by the coding sequence ATGGCAGAGGGACAGATTCGTCAATCGCTAAGCGGGTTCTATGACGTGTTTAGTGATGGCGAGATGTATCGAACCCGGGCCCGGGGAAACTTTCGCAAGAAGCGGGTGACACCCTTAGTGGGCGATCGCGTACGCTTTGAAAGCTCGTCTCCTAAGGAAGGGTATATTTTAGAGATCCTGCCGCGGGACAATTCGTTAACGCGACCACCCGTGGCCAATATTGACCAAGGCGTTGTGGTGACGGCGGTCAAGGCGCCGGACTTTTCGACGAACTTGTTGGATCGGCAATTGATTGCCTTAGAAGTCAGTCGGATTCAACCGGTGATTTACTTCACCAAGACGGACCTGATTGACGACCAACGGTATCAGGAGTTTGAAGACTTGGCGGCGGCGTATCGGCGGCTAGGGTATGCCGTGTGTCTGACCCGCGAACCCTTTGCGTCGACCGGCTTGGATCAGCTACGCGAGTTGTTGGCGGACCAAGAAACGGTCATTATGGGTCAGACCGGTGCGGGCAAGTCGACGCTGTTGAACCATATCGCGCCGGAGCTGACGTTAGCGACGGGCGAGATCTCAACGGCCCTAAATCGGGGACGGCACACGACCCGGAAAGTTAGCTTGATGCCAGTTGCTGGTGGGTTAGTGGCCGATACACCGGGATTCTCGTCGTACGATACGCTGACGATTGATTACCGCGAGCTGGGACAGTATTTTCCTGAGTTTCGCCGGTTAGCGCCGGATTGTCGTTTTCGGGGATGCGTGCACGTTAACGAACCGGGTTGTGCGGTCAAGGCCGCACTAGCCGCGGGAGACCTGTTGCAGAGCCGGTACGACAACTACTTGCAATTACTCACGTTGTTACAGAACCAAAAACCTGTTTATCACAAAAAGAAATGA
- the rpe gene encoding ribulose-phosphate 3-epimerase — protein sequence MIKVAPSILSADYVNLQPDIEKVDRGGAEVLHIDIMDGQFVPALSYGPGWVKAIRPITKMVLDVHMMVQNPERYVDDFAKAGADIIGVHVEATPHIHRALQMIQNAGVTPEVVINPGTPVSQIEPVLDMVGQVLVMTVNPGFGGQKFLQSTVQKIAQLDAIKKEKGYNFDIEVDGGVNDKTVVECANAGATVAVAGSYVFNADDPVARINALKDATK from the coding sequence ATGATTAAAGTAGCACCATCAATTTTAAGCGCAGATTACGTGAACCTCCAACCAGATATCGAAAAGGTCGACCGTGGGGGTGCGGAAGTTCTGCATATTGACATCATGGATGGCCAATTCGTCCCAGCCTTGTCTTATGGTCCCGGCTGGGTTAAGGCAATTCGGCCCATCACCAAGATGGTCTTAGACGTCCACATGATGGTCCAAAACCCAGAACGCTACGTGGATGACTTTGCTAAGGCAGGGGCCGACATCATCGGGGTCCACGTGGAAGCCACGCCACACATTCACCGCGCCTTACAGATGATTCAAAACGCTGGTGTGACGCCAGAAGTTGTCATCAACCCTGGGACGCCGGTTAGTCAGATTGAACCCGTCTTAGACATGGTGGGTCAAGTCTTGGTCATGACGGTCAACCCGGGCTTCGGGGGCCAAAAGTTCCTGCAGAGTACGGTTCAAAAGATCGCACAACTGGATGCGATTAAGAAGGAAAAGGGCTACAACTTCGACATCGAAGTCGATGGTGGGGTCAATGATAAGACGGTAGTTGAGTGTGCGAACGCTGGAGCTACGGTTGCCGTTGCCGGTTCCTACGTCTTCAATGCGGATGATCCCGTTGCCCGGATCAACGCCTTAAAGGACGCCACTAAATAA
- a CDS encoding thiamine diphosphokinase, whose translation MPQGGTFNLLVGGPKANWPQTLTDQAITGPWIGVDRGTLRLIGLNIQPVAAIGDFDSLQEPELQLVRRNVKDIRQAQPEKDFTDTQMAVMVAFRDYHADRVDIYGATGGRLDHFMANLFLVLEPQYKKYANQIRLIDRQNTITFYLPGHYRLQKEADKKYLAFIPLTPIDHLSLFDEKYPLHDEPIPYPISFASNEFIGETGTFQFDTGLLCVIQSCDTYEARHE comes from the coding sequence ATGCCTCAGGGCGGAACGTTCAATCTCTTGGTCGGCGGGCCTAAGGCCAATTGGCCGCAAACGTTGACCGACCAAGCGATTACGGGCCCCTGGATTGGGGTCGACCGGGGAACGTTGCGGTTGATTGGATTGAATATTCAGCCGGTAGCGGCCATTGGGGACTTCGATTCTTTACAGGAACCGGAGTTACAATTAGTTCGGCGGAACGTTAAGGATATCCGACAAGCGCAACCCGAAAAGGATTTTACGGATACGCAGATGGCGGTCATGGTGGCCTTTCGGGACTACCATGCGGATCGCGTCGACATTTACGGGGCCACTGGTGGGCGTTTAGACCACTTCATGGCCAACCTGTTTTTGGTCTTAGAGCCGCAGTATAAAAAGTATGCGAACCAGATTCGGTTGATTGATCGGCAAAATACGATCACTTTCTATTTACCGGGCCATTACCGGCTCCAAAAGGAAGCTGATAAGAAGTATCTGGCGTTCATTCCGTTAACGCCGATCGATCACTTGAGCTTATTTGACGAGAAGTATCCGCTCCACGACGAACCGATTCCGTACCCGATTTCCTTCGCCAGTAACGAGTTTATTGGAGAAACGGGAACCTTTCAGTTCGACACGGGATTACTGTGTGTGATTCAGAGTTGTGACACCTACGAAGCGCGCCACGAATAG
- the rpmB gene encoding 50S ribosomal protein L28 has product MAKDFLNGKRTRFGNKRSHALNSTRRAWKPNLQKVRILVDGKPKKVWVSARTLKSGKVTRV; this is encoded by the coding sequence ATGGCAAAGGATTTTCTTAACGGCAAGCGGACGCGCTTCGGTAACAAGCGTTCCCACGCCCTGAACTCAACTCGTCGTGCTTGGAAGCCGAACTTGCAAAAGGTTCGCATCTTAGTGGACGGTAAGCCAAAGAAGGTTTGGGTTTCTGCTCGGACCTTGAAATCAGGTAAGGTAACTCGGGTTTAG
- a CDS encoding Asp23/Gls24 family envelope stress response protein: MAVKIKTQYGTIDITNEVIATVVGGAATDNYGVVGMASKNQLRDNVNDILRRENYARGVVVRQEDNGVAIDVYVIVSYGTKISEVSRNVQSKVKYNLETMLGVTANSVNVIVQGVRVLAD, translated from the coding sequence ATGGCCGTAAAGATTAAGACTCAGTACGGAACAATTGATATTACCAATGAAGTAATTGCGACCGTAGTTGGGGGTGCCGCGACTGATAATTATGGTGTCGTGGGCATGGCAAGTAAGAATCAGCTGCGGGATAACGTGAACGATATCCTGCGACGAGAGAATTACGCGCGGGGCGTTGTGGTTCGCCAAGAAGACAACGGTGTCGCAATTGACGTGTACGTGATTGTCAGCTACGGAACTAAGATTTCGGAAGTCTCCCGTAACGTTCAATCCAAAGTGAAGTACAACCTTGAAACGATGTTAGGGGTAACTGCTAATTCAGTTAACGTAATCGTTCAAGGGGTGCGGGTGTTGGCTGACTAG